A genomic region of Pseudomonas migulae contains the following coding sequences:
- a CDS encoding histidine phosphatase family protein: MMNLLKFVQRFKHRAYVVLPTLLAISALFLTLEVRESRAQPADGTQTLVFLRHAEKPAGGLGQLNCQGLNRAIDLATLLPEKFGKANYVFAANPTRNVEEGELDNSYSYIRPLMTISPSAIKLGLPVNINFSANDTSDLADELLHDKYHNAVIYTAWSHGYLPELINKVAGEAVGKKQKITEDWESSDYDSLFVLTLTWHNGKASLQSHSYKQGLDNGQQTCPT; the protein is encoded by the coding sequence ATGATGAACCTTTTGAAATTCGTCCAACGCTTCAAGCATCGCGCGTATGTCGTGCTGCCTACCTTGCTGGCAATCAGTGCGTTGTTCCTGACGCTTGAAGTCCGTGAAAGCCGCGCCCAGCCGGCTGACGGCACCCAGACGCTGGTCTTCCTGCGCCACGCGGAAAAACCCGCCGGAGGCCTCGGCCAGCTCAATTGCCAGGGCCTGAACCGCGCCATTGATCTGGCCACCCTGCTCCCGGAAAAATTCGGCAAGGCCAATTACGTGTTTGCGGCCAACCCGACGCGCAATGTCGAGGAAGGCGAACTGGACAATTCCTACAGTTACATTCGCCCCCTGATGACCATCAGCCCCAGCGCGATCAAGCTCGGTTTGCCGGTGAACATCAATTTCTCGGCCAACGACACCAGCGACCTGGCCGATGAGCTGCTCCACGACAAGTACCACAACGCGGTGATCTACACCGCCTGGTCCCACGGCTACCTGCCCGAACTGATCAACAAGGTCGCCGGCGAAGCCGTCGGCAAGAAACAGAAGATCACTGAAGACTGGGAATCCAGCGACTACGACTCGCTGTTCGTGCTGACCCTGACGTGGCACAACGGCAAGGCCAGTCTGCAGAGCCACAGCTACAAGCAAGGGCTGGATAACGGTCAGCAAACCTGTCCGACTTGA
- the mnmH gene encoding tRNA 2-selenouridine(34) synthase MnmH, translating to MSIDFADYRDIFLNDRPMMDARAPVEFIKGSFPGVINLPLMNDNERQRIGTCYKQQGQQAAITLGYQLVSGEIKAARIQAWADFARAHPEGLLYCFRGGLRSQIVQQWLKSEAGIDYPRVGGGYKALRSFLLGTIDQAMAQCDFVLLGGMTGTGKTEVLTQLRNGLDLEGHANHRGSSFGKRATGQPSNIDFENRLAVDVLKKRSHGIEQFVLEDESRAIGSCALPLPLYQGMQQFPMVWLEDSLEGRVERILRDYVVDLSAEFTDVHGEEGFGLFSERLLASLNNVQKRLGGERHRRMLMLMEDALAEQARSGAVDLHRGWIEGLLREYYDPMYAFQREKKGARIEFAGERGAVIDYLRERGSLRG from the coding sequence ATGTCCATCGACTTCGCCGATTACCGCGACATTTTCCTCAATGACCGGCCGATGATGGATGCCCGCGCGCCGGTCGAATTCATCAAGGGGTCCTTCCCCGGTGTGATCAATCTGCCGTTGATGAACGACAACGAGCGGCAACGGATCGGCACCTGCTACAAGCAACAGGGGCAGCAGGCGGCCATTACGTTGGGGTATCAGTTGGTGTCCGGCGAGATCAAGGCCGCGCGTATTCAGGCCTGGGCCGATTTTGCCCGGGCTCATCCCGAGGGGCTTTTGTATTGTTTTCGTGGTGGCTTGCGCTCGCAGATCGTCCAGCAATGGCTGAAGAGCGAGGCGGGTATCGATTATCCGCGGGTCGGTGGCGGCTACAAGGCCTTGCGCAGCTTCCTGTTGGGGACGATCGATCAGGCGATGGCGCAATGTGATTTCGTCCTGCTGGGCGGCATGACCGGCACCGGCAAGACCGAAGTGCTCACGCAACTGCGCAACGGTCTGGACCTTGAAGGCCATGCCAACCATCGCGGTTCCAGCTTCGGCAAGCGCGCCACGGGCCAGCCGTCCAACATCGATTTTGAAAACCGCCTGGCCGTGGACGTGTTGAAGAAGCGCAGTCACGGTATCGAGCAGTTTGTGCTGGAAGACGAAAGCCGCGCCATCGGCAGTTGCGCGCTGCCGTTGCCGCTGTATCAGGGCATGCAGCAATTCCCGATGGTCTGGCTGGAAGACAGCCTTGAAGGACGGGTCGAACGGATCCTGCGTGATTACGTGGTGGATCTGAGTGCCGAGTTCACCGACGTGCATGGCGAAGAAGGTTTCGGGCTGTTCTCCGAGCGCTTGCTGGCGAGCCTGAACAATGTTCAGAAGCGATTGGGCGGCGAGCGTCATCGGCGGATGTTGATGCTGATGGAGGATGCCCTGGCGGAGCAGGCGCGCAGCGGCGCGGTGGATTTGCACCGGGGCTGGATCGAAGGGTTGCTGCGTGAGTATTACGACCCGATGTATGCGTTTCAGCGGGAGAAGAAGGGCGCGCGGATCGAGTTTGCCGGGGAGCGGGGGGCGGTTATTGATTATTTGCGGGAGCGGGGCAGTCTGCGAGGGTGA
- the selD gene encoding selenide, water dikinase SelD produces the protein MSEPIRLTQYSHGAGCGCKISPQVLEVILAGSGAQNLDPKLWVGNASRDDAAVYAIDEERGVVSTTDFFMPIVDDPFDFGRIAATNAISDIYAMGGDPLMAIAILGWPVNVLAPEIAREVIRGGRSVCDEAGIPLAGGHSIDAPEPIFGLAVTGLVEKRHMKRNDTATAGCLLYLTKPLGIGILTTAEKKGKLRDADIGLARDWMCTLNKPGSRFGKLDGVTAMTDVTGFGLLGHLVEMADGSNVTARIEYDRVPRLPGVEYYLDQGCVPGGTLRNFDSYASKLGRLQEMHKRVLCDPQTSGGLLVSVTPEGNEQFLRVAAELGLNLAPIGELVERQTNAVEVF, from the coding sequence ATGAGCGAGCCGATCCGTCTGACCCAATACAGCCACGGCGCAGGCTGTGGCTGCAAGATTTCCCCTCAGGTGCTGGAAGTGATTCTGGCCGGCAGCGGAGCGCAGAACCTTGACCCGAAGCTTTGGGTCGGCAATGCCTCGCGCGATGACGCGGCGGTGTATGCCATCGATGAAGAACGCGGCGTGGTCTCGACCACCGATTTCTTCATGCCCATCGTCGACGACCCGTTCGATTTCGGCCGCATTGCCGCCACCAATGCCATCAGCGACATCTACGCCATGGGCGGCGATCCGTTGATGGCCATCGCGATCCTCGGCTGGCCAGTGAATGTGCTGGCGCCGGAGATTGCCCGGGAAGTGATTCGCGGCGGACGTTCGGTGTGCGATGAAGCCGGGATCCCGTTGGCGGGAGGGCACTCCATCGATGCGCCGGAGCCGATCTTCGGCCTGGCCGTCACCGGGCTGGTGGAAAAGCGCCACATGAAGCGCAACGACACGGCCACCGCCGGTTGCCTGCTCTACCTCACCAAACCCCTGGGCATCGGCATCCTCACCACCGCCGAGAAAAAGGGCAAGTTGCGCGATGCCGACATCGGCCTGGCCCGCGACTGGATGTGCACCCTGAACAAACCCGGCAGCCGTTTCGGCAAGCTCGACGGCGTGACCGCGATGACCGATGTCACCGGTTTCGGCCTGCTCGGGCATCTGGTGGAAATGGCCGACGGCAGCAACGTCACGGCGCGCATCGAATACGACCGCGTGCCGCGTCTGCCGGGCGTCGAGTATTACCTCGACCAGGGTTGCGTGCCGGGCGGGACGCTGCGCAATTTCGACAGCTACGCCAGCAAACTCGGGCGCCTGCAGGAAATGCACAAACGCGTGCTCTGCGATCCGCAAACCAGTGGTGGTCTGCTGGTGTCGGTTACCCCCGAAGGCAACGAACAGTTCCTCCGCGTCGCTGCCGAACTGGGCCTGAACCTTGCGCCGATCGGTGAACTGGTCGAGCGACAGACAAACGCGGTCGAGGTGTTTTGA